The DNA region AGATAGCTTCCCTTGGAGGCTAGATCTGCTGCCCTCTTGAGGGCATTCTTCGCATCATAATACCTAGCCTTAGAAGCTATTATCGCCTCAACCCCGCTCAGGTCCTGAGGCTTCGTCGAATTGAGCCTCTCACCGACTTCCTTCAGCTTCGAGTCCGCTCTCCTCATGAGCTCGTTCACAGCTTCCTCGCCCCTCAGAGCGTAATTCAAGAGGGATCTAGCGTAATCAGCCTCAACTACAGATCGAAAAGCGTAACTAGCTGCTGTGTATAAGTTCCCCTTCGCCATCTCATCCCTAGCGGAAGATGAGTAGTTCTCGGAGTCCGATAAAATGCTGTTTATAACTCTCTTGCTCAAAGCCCCTAGCTTCCCGATCTCAGATCTGACGCTCCCCCTTATGGCCTCTGATTGATTCAGGTAATTCCTCACCCACTTACTCAGGAGCTCCTTGACCTCTCTAGGTATCTCAGGCCTCTCCGATGGCGGCCTCTCTATCCTCAGACCCAGCATGTAGTTCAGGGCATCCTCTATCGTGCTTACCTCGACTACCTTCACCCCTAGCTTAGCCCCGAGCTCGCTTATATTGACCTTCCTCTTCTCGACAGTCGTCAATATGAGGGGACCTATCCTGACTTGCTTAGGCACTGTCTCCTCCACTATCTCCTGACCCGCTGGTACCAAGAACATCTTAGCCCCAGCTCTCGCTGCCGCCTCCAGTTTCTGAGGTATCCCTCCCACGGGGCCTATTATCCCATCCAAGTTTATCATCCCAGTTATTATGATATCCTGTCTGACCTGCTTCCCCAGGATGGCTGCTACCGTAGCTACTGTCATAGCGGCCCCTGCGCTAGGGCCTCCCACCACAGTGCTCCCAGATTCCAATCTGTAGTAGAAGTTCATTGATCTCGGGTCTATCCCCAGTAAGTAGCTAGCCACTAAGGCAGCTGTCCTAGCTGCGCCCTGCGTATCTATCTGCGTGAGGGGCTCCGCTGAGAAGTAAACTATTCCCTCTCCCTTCTCGACTTCCACTGTCAGGTTCCCCAATGTCCCTGAGAGTATCCCATCGGGCGTCTGATAGACAGCCGGTACCCTCAAGAACGCCCTGCTCCTCTCAGCTGTAGATGGGATTAGGGGAATTAGCATCAATATGAGGAGCATTGCAAAGATCTTACGCATGATGATCGCCGGAGCTAAGTCCTGATCCGCTTAATAACCCTTTCATGGCACCCGCAGAAAACTTTCTAAAATATATTAAGCATTTAACTTAAGTAATAGATACATTTATTTGAGAGTGGGAGGTAGCTGACTTATGGCTTGGAAGCCGAAGAGGAAGGCCTCCCTCAGTCTGGAGGATTTCATGGTAAGGAATCCGATTTCCCTCCCTGAAAATGCTTCAGTAGATGATGCCTTCAAGGTGATGTGGGAGAACAGGATAGGGAGCGTTCTCATCGTTGATAGCGATGGTAAGCTCAAGGGGATAGTTACTCAGAGGGATCTGCTTTATGCAGGATGCAGGGGACTCATAGGAAAGAATGTGAGCGTTAAGGAGATAATGAGTGAGAATCCTATAACTGCGAAACCATCTGATTCCCTTCAGGAAGCTGTAAGGAGAATGAGGGTCAATGATGTCTCCCATTTACCGGTAGTAGATGATCAGGGAAGGCCAATAGGCATATTCTCGATGAGAGATGTCATAGATATATTCATGCTCCTAGTGGGGACTCTATTCTCCGAGATGAGTTGAGTAATCCCTCCCCTTCCAACTCACCTTCCTCCCGAATGAAGCAGCTAGGAGGGAGAGAGCTATCAGCGAGAGAGCTATGGGGGATAATATCATGGATTCTGGCCTAAACTTCACCTCTATGAAGCTCAAACTCGCATATGAGAATACGCTGACTAAGTAGAATATCGCTAACTCCACTCTTATCAGTCCGAGATAAGCGAGTAATGGTGAGGCGTATATCGTGACCGCTGTGTAGCTCAGGGCTAGGAATATCAAGATTGATATCAATTTACTCGGCATAGCAGCGGACCCTATCCTCTTGATAGTCTCATACCCTTCCCTCCAGCTCCTTATCCAGCTGCTCTCCACTACTCTACCCATGAAGAAAGATATCCTAAGCCCCTTAGCCACAGCTAACCTAGCGAGATCAGCGTCCTCAACTAAGCTGCTCCTCACAGCTTCATGGGTCCCGATCGACTCATAGGACTCCCTCCTCC from Candidatus Korarchaeum sp. includes:
- a CDS encoding CBS domain-containing protein is translated as MAWKPKRKASLSLEDFMVRNPISLPENASVDDAFKVMWENRIGSVLIVDSDGKLKGIVTQRDLLYAGCRGLIGKNVSVKEIMSENPITAKPSDSLQEAVRRMRVNDVSHLPVVDDQGRPIGIFSMRDVIDIFMLLVGTLFSEMS